The Streptomyces halobius genomic interval ACCTGGCCGCCACGGGACGTCGTCGCCCCTGCTTCGTGGGGGCCGACGGGACCGCTTCGGCGGCGGTCGAGCGACGCACGGCGTACGAGGCGGGGGCGGGGGCTTTTGGTCCGACGGCCCCTGGGCGCGTCGAACTCGGCGATTTCTCGGTGGAGTGGGGGCGCACCGCGGTCAACCGGATCTGGCCGTCCCGTCCGGACGCCTTCGTCTGCGCCAATGACCTCATCGCGGTCGGCGCGCTGCAACGGCTGCGGCAGTTGGGCGCGGACGTCCCGGGGGAGGTCGCCGTCACCGGCTTCGACGACATCCCGCTCGCGGGCCTCGCCGACCCGGCGCTGACCACTGTCCGGCAGCCGGTCGCCGAACTGGCCGCCGAAGCCGCCTGGCTGCTCGCCCGTCAGCCGGACGGCGGCGGGGCCGGTTCGCGGCGGACCGTCCGGCTCGCCCCCGAGCTCGTCGTGCGGGCTTCCAGCGGAGCCCGGGGCGCACCGGCGAAGTGAGGCGCGGCAGAGGGCCGTTGCGCACCCCTTGACCGTACGCGGTCAGCGAGTAAAGTCTAGACCAATTGGCGGTCCTGTCCACGGGACGCCGTGCTCGGAGTCGGCACCGGGCGGGGCGGGCGTGGGGCGCCGCCGCAGAACACCCTCGCGTCATCCACCCCCCACACTCAACGAGGCTTCCCGGGGCGGACAACGGCGCCCGTGGCGGCGTCGGGTCCCCTGTTTCTCGCGCGGTGGCCTCCCTCGCGAAAGGGTTGACATGAACAGCAAGAGAAGGCTGGCTCTCGCCATTGGCGCGGGAATCGCTCCCCTCCTCGTCGTGACCATGCCCGCCAGCCCGGCCGGCGCGCACGGTTATGTGTCCTCGCCGCCCAGCAGGCAGGCGCAGTGCGCCGCGGGCACCATCGAATGCGGACCGATCAAATGGGAGCCGCAGAGCGTCGAGGGCCCCAAGGGTCTGACGAGTTGCAGCGGCGGCAACAGCGCGTTCGCGGAACTCGACGATGATGCGAAGGGCTGGAAGGTCACCCCGGTCGGCAGCTCCCAGACCTTCAACTGGAAGCTGACCGCCCGTCACTCCACCAGCACCTGGCAGTACTTCGTGGGCGGCCGGAAAGTCGCCGAGTTCGACGACGGAGGCGCGCAGCCGCCCGAGACCGTCACACACACCGTCAACTTCGGTGGTCTGAGCGGCAAGCAGAAGGTCCTGGCGGTCTGGAACATCGCCGATACCGCGAACGCCTTCTACGCCTGCATCGACGTCAACATCGGCGGCTAGCGCCTGACCCATCGGACTGGCCCTGGAGGCCGGCATCGGTGGCCCACCGCTCCCGGCATCACGCACCGACGCGTGATGCCGGGAGCGGTGTGTGCCCCGGTAGCGGCTGCTCCTCCGGACCACCGGCTCACCGGCTCCGTGACGCGGAGGGCCCGCGCCCGTGGGGAGCCGGAGAAGCGTACGCAAGGAAGGACAGGGCCCTGGGCTGTCTCGTACCCGCCCCCGGCAGGCGGAACGTATCCGGTGCGGCGGGCGCACCCGTTACGATCAGCCCATTCATGGCCGTTCGTACGTGGCCTTCGCCGGGAGGAAGAGATGGGCCTGTTCCGCCGAGGACCGAAGCGGGATTCCCGCGACCTCGCACGCGATGCGGAATTCAGCTTCTTCTCCGAGCGGGAGGGCGGCGTCTTCCGGTCGGAGGTCCGGCAGGCGTTCGCCGAGCAGGGCCTCGAAGTCACCGTCTACGCGGGCGTGGTCGCCGACTCGGCGGGCCGTCAGTTCGGCCTCGGCAATCTCGCGGCGGTGTGCCACCGCGACCGGCGGGGCGAGCGCAGCTGGCCCACGCTGATCCGTGACCACGTCGGCAAGGTCCTGCGCACGATGGACGGCCCGCAGCCGCTGGAGATCCTCTCCGAGGACGAGATCCGGGCCTGCCTCTACCCCCGCGTCGTCGCCCAGGAGTCGCTGCCCGAAGCGGACTCCTTCCGGTACGGCCGGCAGCCCGCTCCGGGGCTGCGCGAAGTGCTCGCGCTCGATCTGCCCGAGGCGGTGCAGATGCTCAGCGAGGATTCGCTGGCCGACCTCGGGGAGGTGGCCGAGCTACGCATCCGGGCGATGAACAATCTGCGGGCGCTGCCGGTCGAGGGGCATGAAACGGTGCGGCGCGGCGACGGCTCGGCGTTCGAGGTGCTGCTCGGTGACTCCTTCTTCACCGCGAGCCGGGTACTGGTGCTGGACGAGCTGGTCCAGCGGATCATGGGCACCGGGCTGACCCCGGACGGAGCGCTGGTCGCGATGCCCTTCCGGCACCAGCTCGCGTTCCACCCCATTCACGACGCCCATGTCATCCCGGCGTTGCAGGCCATGGCACAGTTCGCGGCGGCCGGCCACAAGGACGCCGCGGGCGCCATCAGCCCCAAGGTGTACTGGTGGCGCGGCGGCGAGATGACCCCGCTGTGCGAGCCGGACGGCGACGGGCTGCGGGTGGTCGTGGACGGGGACTTCCAGGAACTGCTGGAGCGGTTGGTGCAGGACGACGCCTGAGGGGTGGACGGTGGGGGAGGCACGCCTGCCGGATCACAGCTGGGGCCGGAATTTCGTGCGGAATCTTCACGGAGAGGGAACCTACGGCGCCTCCCGCCCGTTCTTATAAGTGAGGCCCCGTGTTATCCCCCGTGCACGGGGCCTCACCATGTCTTCCTCGCTGTTCGTCCGGTGCGCCGGGCGCGAGGCGTGACCTACTCGCCGAGCCGGGCGCGTTCTTCCCCGGTCAGCAGCCGGGAGCGGATCAGGAAACGGACGCCTTCGGGTGCCTCCAGGGAGAAGCCGCTGCCCCGTCCCGGTACGGCGTCCACGGTGAGATGCGTATGCCGCCAGCGGGTGAACTGCTCCGCCGACATCCAGAACCCCACCGGTTCCGGCACCCCTGCCACCGACAGCCGCGCCAGCAGGACGTCCGACGATCCCGTACGGAATTCTCCTTCCGGATAGCACATCGGGGCACTGCCGTCACAGCAGCCGCCGGACTGGTGGAACATCAGCGGCCCGTGCCGCTCCCGCAGCCGGCGCAGCAGCTCGATGGCCGCCTCGCTCATGGCGACCCGCGAGGTGCCGTCCGTCGCGGGTGTGTCCGTTCCGTCCATCTCGTGCGTCACCTCGGGAGTCTCGGGGCCAGGTCGCGTGCGAAATCGGCGGCGAGGGCGCACATGTGCCGCGACGGCGCGCTGGTCGGCCGGGTAGCGCTGATGATGACCTTTCCGAACGACGCGGGCCACGCGACCATGCAGGCGTTGCGGCCCTTGCTGGGCGCGGCCGACGCGGCGGGTACACCGGGGATGGTGACCGGATCCGCGTTCGGGCCGATGCCGGGGTCCGATGCGGCGAACATGAGCATGAAGGTGGTTCGGTACCTGGTGTACGACGATTCCCACCAGCAGGCTTTCCCGAGCGAGCTCTGCTTGGAAGGCCTGCCCTGGTTCAGACGCCACTTCTGGAACAGGGTGTCCTCGGCCACCCGGCACGGCTGCGTCACCTCAGCGGGCCGGCCCGACGCCGTCGTCGTGGAACCGACGCCGGGCGGTGAGCCCGTCCGGTCCGGGCCGCCGTTGCCGTACTCGCGTGTCAGCGCCCAGATCCCGGCCCCCGCCACCCCGGCCAGCAGGGCCGCGGCGACCGCCACGATCAGCATGCGCTGGGGCCGGGGATTGTCGCCCGTCGGGGGTCTGTCCGTGGCCGGTTCCGGAACCCAGGTTTCCTGTTCCTCATCCCATCGCGTCATGTCAACTACCCTTGTCAGCCGAGTAGTTGGCCGATGGCCTGCACGACGGACGCCGCCGAGGCCAGGCCGGCCGCGGCCGTCGCGCCGAGTTCGAGGCGCTCGCGCAGCCACTGCAGACGGCCACGGCTCACCTGTCCCGTCGCGGCGGCTTCCGCCTCGGCCTCGTCGAGCTGGGTGCCGACTTCGTCCGTCTCCGCGGCGGGGGCGAGGGCGGCCAGCTGCTCACGTAAGGCGCTGAGAGCCGTGCGGAGTTCGGGGGACACGCCGATCAACTGTGTCGATTCGTCGGACGCTTTGGCACCGGGGCCGGAAGCCGCGGCGCCGCCGGTCATCGCTCCGATGCCGACGCCGCCAAGGGGCGCGGATGCTCCCTCGCCCGAGGGTAATGGCGGCGGTGGCGGTTGGCTTGTGCGCAGCGATCTGTCCTCGGCGCGGGCCCCCTCTCCGGCCGCCACCGCACCACCGGTCATCACGCCGACCGTGATACCTCCCGAACCGGACTGTGAGGAGGGTGTGTTGGCTGCCCTCGTCGCCCGACCCGCAGCCTCTCCCCGCACCGGCCCCTCCTGTGCCGGGCCCTGGCCTTCCTGCGCCGGTTCCGCCGGTCCCGTTGTCATGACGCAATGCCTCCCCTGGCGATGTCCTTGCCCACGTCCACATGCTTCGCCGAGGACCGCTTCCCCGTCGTGACCGCACCCCCGCTCATCGCCCCGATGAACACCCCGCCGGTGCTCACACTGATGATGTGCTGCTCGAACTCACCCGTCTCGTACCCCTTCACCCGCAGCGCCTCCCGCACCCCGCTCACGATCCGGTCCTGCAATGTCTTTACATAGCGGCTGATGTCCATCTCCTGGAACAGGGACACCTCCGTCACGCTCCCCAACTCCCGTACCGAGGCGACCGGCCCGTCCGGCTGTGCGTACTCCGGTGCCGCCAGCCAGGTACGGAAGACCGCGACGGCCGTCCGGACCAGGGAGATCCCGGCCGCGAGGTTCGCCGTGGGGCTGGTCAGCAGTCCGCGTACGGCGTTGCGCAGCGGATCGCCCGCGCCGCGTGCCGTGATCACATCCACGGCCATGAACTCCGGCCGCACCGGAGTGAGCACATGCGGCACGACCTCCAGGACGAGCATCCCGCCCTGGGTGTGGACGCGGACCAGCAGCGAGACCACCACCTGTTCGTCCCAGGCGCCGACCCGGATCCGCAGGAAGTGACGGCGCGCCTCGCCACCGTCGCCGACGGCGCCGTCGAGGTGCCACTGGACGGTGGCCGGGTCGTACTTGGCCTCCCCGCGCTCCACCCCGGCCGGCAGATAGACGAATTCGTCGATTTCCAGGGAGCGGAGGCGGTCCCGGCCGGTGGCCGCGGCGGAGGTGCGCAGCGCCTCCAGCTGCGGCTTGATGAGGTCGATGACCTCGCGTCCGGTGAGCGGCTCGGGGGCCGGACGGCGGGAGTCCGCCGGCCCGGCTTCCGGCCTGGACCCCGGCCCGGCGTCCGCCGGTGGTACGGTGCCCGGCGGGACCTGCGGGGCCGGCTGCGTCCGGGGTTTCAACTCGATGGCGAACGACCACGGTTTGTGCGGCTGGCCGGCACCGACGAAGGGCCGGAACGCGTTGTAGATCCCCAGCGGCGCATGCTGTTCGCGGTCGATGGCCCTGCCGATGCGCCGGAACCGGTCGCTGTCGGGGAGCTGCTCGCGGGGCGCTTCGGCATAGGCCGTACGGCTCAGCTTGCGGCACATGACGGAGACGAGGTGCGCGCGGTACGACCACACGGGAATCACCAGCAGGAACGGGAACACCGCGCCCGCCCATGCGTCCACGCCGCTGAACAGCGAGAAGAGCACCGCCGCCCAGTACACGACCGCCACCAGGAACGGCACGAGCGGCAGTACCATCTTCAGCCGGCCGCGTGTGGCCTCCTTGATCGCCGCACGGTCGAGAGTGAAGACGGAGACACTCTGCCCGGCCGAGGCCCGCACGCTCCACGACAGAAGGCAGAGCAGCCCGTACGTCAGGAACCAGGGGATGGGCAGCACCGTCCCCGAGCCGGCCCCCGAGACCCCGAGCGTGATGAACACCGCCCAGATGACCAGCAGCGCCAGCCCGGTCGTCGCCTCCCAGCGGCGGGCGCGCAGTGCGTGCGCGAGGACCGGTACGGCGTCGATGCCGAGTGACGGGGCGATCGGGCGCTCCTCGTGCCCGACCAGCTCATCGATGACGCGTCGGCGGAACTCGCCGTCGAGGTAGGTGCCCGCGCACAGCAGCCGGGTGGCCTCGTCGTGGCTGCGCCGTGGTGCGGCGTGCGGAGGTGGCGCGTCAGGTTTCTCGGGTATGGCCATGAACCCTCCCGTTCACCGAAGTCCCTTGGAAAGGTGGGACGTTGGGTAGTTCTCAGTGTTGCATGTGAAGGCAGTGGGGGCATGGAAAGCAGGCGAGGGCCGGCCCGGCGGGGCGACGGGGATTCCGGGCGGTGACCCGCCCGCCCGGGTGACCCGTGTCTCACCTGGGCGGCGCCTCTTGTCTATGCAACTCGTTGCACAGAAGGATCGGAGCATGGCGCTCGAACACGCGATCCTCGTCTCCCTGCTGGAGAAGCCGGGATCCGGCTATGAGCTGGCCCGGCGGTTCGAGCGGTCCATCGGATACTTCTGGACCGCCACCCATCAGCAGATCTACCGCGTCCTCAAGCGCATGGAGGGCGACGGCTGGGTCGACGTGCGCGAGGTGCCGCAGGAAGGGCGGCCGGACAAAAAGGAGTACTCCGTCGCGCCGCTCGGCCAAACCGCTCTCTCCCAGTGGCTGCACGAGCCGAGCGGACCCGAAAGCGTCCGGCACGACCTCGCCGTGAAGATCCGCGGCGCCGCCTTCGACGACCCGACAGCGCTGATCCACGAGGTCGAGCGGCACCGTCAGACGCACACCGACCGGCTCGCGCACTACCTCGCGGGGGAGCGACGCGACTTCACCGGGCCCGAGGGCCCCGGACCGCCCGACGCCGGCCGTGAACTCCAGCATGTCGTACTGCGCGGCGGCATCGAGTACGAACGCATGATGCTCGGCTGGCTCGACGACGTACTCGCCACCCTCCACCGGCTCGCGTCCAAGCACTGAACCGACGACGCCGCCCCAATCCCGGCCCGGAAGACCGCCCCGTCCCAAGCCCAAAAGACACACACCGCCATCAAGCCCACAAGACGCCCCATTCCCAGCCTGCAAGACGCCCCGTCCCCAAGCCAGAAAGGTGACCACCCATGGCCGACCCCCTGCTGTTCAACCCGCGTACCTACGACCCGGCGCACTTCGACCCCGAGACCCGCCGGCTGCTGCGCGCCACCGTCGACTGGTTCGAGGAGCGCGGCAAGCGCAAGCTGATCGAGGACTACCGCTCCCGCGCCTGGCTGGCGGATTTCCTCGCCTTCTCGGCCAAGGAAGGGCTGTTCGCGACGTTCCTCACGCCCTCCGTCGCCGCCGACGAGCAGCCGGACAAGCGCTGGGACACCGCCCGCATCGCCGCCCTCAACGAGATCTTCGGCTTCTACGGCCTCGACTACTGGTACGCCTGGCAGGTCACCATCCTCGGCCTCGGCCCGGTCTGGCAGAGCGACAACGCCGCTGCTCGCAGCCGCGCGGCCGAACTCCTCTCGCAGGGCGAGGTGTTCGCCTTCGGCCTGTCCGAGAAGTCCCACGGCGCCGATATCTACTCCACCGACATGCTGCTGGAGCCCGACGGCAGCGGCGGCTTCCGGGCCAGCGGCTCCAAGTACTACATCGGCAACGGCAACGCCGCCGGGCTCGTCTCCGTCTTCGGCCGCCGCACCGACATGGAGGGCCCGGACGCCTATGTCTTCTTCGCCGCCGAC includes:
- a CDS encoding DUF779 domain-containing protein, with amino-acid sequence MDGTDTPATDGTSRVAMSEAAIELLRRLRERHGPLMFHQSGGCCDGSAPMCYPEGEFRTGSSDVLLARLSVAGVPEPVGFWMSAEQFTRWRHTHLTVDAVPGRGSGFSLEAPEGVRFLIRSRLLTGEERARLGE
- a CDS encoding DUF3558 family protein, which codes for MTRWDEEQETWVPEPATDRPPTGDNPRPQRMLIVAVAAALLAGVAGAGIWALTREYGNGGPDRTGSPPGVGSTTTASGRPAEVTQPCRVAEDTLFQKWRLNQGRPSKQSSLGKACWWESSYTRYRTTFMLMFAASDPGIGPNADPVTIPGVPAASAAPSKGRNACMVAWPASFGKVIISATRPTSAPSRHMCALAADFARDLAPRLPR
- a CDS encoding lytic polysaccharide monooxygenase auxiliary activity family 9 protein yields the protein MNSKRRLALAIGAGIAPLLVVTMPASPAGAHGYVSSPPSRQAQCAAGTIECGPIKWEPQSVEGPKGLTSCSGGNSAFAELDDDAKGWKVTPVGSSQTFNWKLTARHSTSTWQYFVGGRKVAEFDDGGAQPPETVTHTVNFGGLSGKQKVLAVWNIADTANAFYACIDVNIGG
- a CDS encoding PadR family transcriptional regulator; translation: MALEHAILVSLLEKPGSGYELARRFERSIGYFWTATHQQIYRVLKRMEGDGWVDVREVPQEGRPDKKEYSVAPLGQTALSQWLHEPSGPESVRHDLAVKIRGAAFDDPTALIHEVERHRQTHTDRLAHYLAGERRDFTGPEGPGPPDAGRELQHVVLRGGIEYERMMLGWLDDVLATLHRLASKH